A genome region from Myxococcota bacterium includes the following:
- the rsmD gene encoding 16S rRNA (guanine(966)-N(2))-methyltransferase RsmD, translated as MAGTLRITGGTMVRQRFNVPNEADENLVRPASDRVREAIYSSLGTHIIDAKVLDLFAGSGAYGFEAISRGAKTVFFTEKSRETAACVKANIAKLKLGSVCKLRECDALTFVKYNVVGEGIFDLVFVDPPYTLKLEASFWSDLKPCLHEDTLVVFRCKSKEDFTLPEGYEFVREKKYGGTWVAFLRRV; from the coding sequence ATGGCAGGAACACTCAGAATAACCGGCGGCACAATGGTGCGCCAAAGATTTAACGTCCCAAATGAAGCAGATGAAAATCTTGTAAGACCAGCAAGCGACAGAGTGCGTGAAGCCATTTACTCGTCTTTAGGCACACATATTATAGACGCCAAAGTGCTCGATCTATTCGCAGGCAGCGGCGCTTACGGTTTTGAAGCCATCTCTAGAGGCGCCAAAACTGTGTTCTTCACTGAAAAATCCCGTGAAACTGCCGCCTGCGTGAAAGCGAATATCGCCAAGCTCAAATTAGGTTCAGTCTGCAAACTCCGTGAATGTGATGCCTTAACTTTCGTTAAATATAACGTTGTTGGAGAAGGCATTTTTGACCTGGTTTTTGTCGATCCGCCTTATACCCTGAAGCTTGAAGCATCATTTTGGTCAGACTTAAAGCCCTGCCTCCATGAAGATACTTTGGTGGTCTTTCGCTGCAAGAGCAAAGAAGACTTCACCTTGCCAGAAGGCTATGAATTTGTTCGCGAGAAGAAATACGGCGGCACCTGGGTGGCGTTTTTGAGACGGGTGTAA